From the genome of Croceibacterium atlanticum:
CCATGATGAAAACGACAATGGAAAAGTGGACCGCGTGCTGGGGATGATCCCGAAGGAAGGGTTCGGCTTTTCCAGGGATGCCAAGGTCAAGCTGGGCCCGCCCGACTTTCGCGATGCGGCCTTCACCGTTGGCAATGTGCCCGTTCGGCAGGCCATCCGCATGCGTTACATGCTCTGATGGCCGGGCAGATCCGCGGCTGCCGGCGTGACGTCAGCACTGGCTGCGGGAGCGGGACGGAAATGGCAAGCCAGCAAAGACTTTACGGTTAATTTACCACAAGGCGCAAAGATGCCCCTATGTATATGACTACAGGGGCGCTCCTCATGGACACGCTGCGCGGCAGATTCGACGATCTTACGGACACCGAAGCCGATTATGATTCGGCCGAGGATGATTTCGTAAGCGAGCCGCCGCCCGCCGCCATCGGCCAGGATGAACGCCGGATGCAGGTGCGCGCCTATAATCATTGGGCAAGCCTGCTGGAGGATCGCAACTTCCCCGCGATCGACGCGCTGGAGCCTTCCGAACTGCCCGATTTCGGCCCCTACAGCGTGCTGCTGGACTTTTCCGCGGGCGTCGAAGATCCGGGCATTTCCTATCTCGGGGACAAGCTGGCCGCGGAATGCGGCGTCAACCCGATGGAACTGCGCAGCCTTTCCGATGTGCCCGGCCGGTCGCTGCTTAGCCGGATTACCGATCATTACATGCAGATCATCGCCAATCAGGCACCGATCGGATTCGAGGCGGAATTCGTCAACCAGCGAGGCCACACGATCCTGTATCGCGGTATTCTGCTGCCCTATTCCAGCGACGACGATACGATCGACTTCATCTATGGTGTGATCAACTGGAAGGAACTGGCCGATCAGCAGGATTCGGACGAACTCCTGCTGGAAATCGACCAGGCGCTGGATGCCAGGCCTGAAAGCGCTCCGGGTCGGCCGAAGGATAATGCCCTGACCGATTGGGCCGATGGTCCGGGATCGGAACCTGTGCCCGATCTCCCCTCCGCCAAGCCCGCACCGGCAGAGGAAGACCGGCTGCCGCGCCCCTCCTTCGGTCTGGATCTGGGATCGGCAGCCAGCGAAGCAGCCCGCCCCGCAGACCGGCAGCCGCTGGAACTGAACGAAGAATATTCCCTGCCTTCCGCCGCCACGATAGAGCCGGAAACACTGGCCGACTGGCTGGTACTGGCGCGCGACATGGCAGCCATCGCCCACACCAATGACGAACGGACCCGCCACGCGCTCTACGAAGCGATCGGCCGGGCCTATGATTTCTCGCTCGCCGCCGCACAGGCGCCGGATGAATTCGTCGAATTGCTGGAAGACGCCGGTATCGCAACGCAGAAGCGCGCGCCCATGACGCCGGTCGTGAAGCTGGTTTTCGGCGCCGATTACGACAAGACGCGCATTACGGAATATGCCACCGCGCTGAGCCATGCCCATCGCATCGACCTGCCGCGCGGTGCGCTGGCCGATTTCATCGGTGATGCGGAAGGCGGGTTGAAAGGCGTGGTCAGCACCGAACGCCGCCTGCGGCGCGAGGAAGCAGGCAAGCCTGCCAGCCCGGCGAAGAAGCCCAACAAGGCACTGACGAAGAAGCTGCGCAGCATCGAACCGGCGCAATTTTCCTCCATCCCGAACGAGGGCAGCGAATTCGGCCTGGTCGTGATTCGCCGGACCGGCACGGGCGAAGTCGTGATGCTGGGCGAAGTGCCCGAAGATGTCGCACTGGTCGAAAAAGCGGCCCGACGCCTGCTCGACTGATTTTTACGGTAGAGGGCACCCCTGCGCCATGATCGGGGCCAGGGCGTTGGGCGCCCCTCCCCGGTTTTCGGCCGCCAGGGCCAATGACCACCATGCTGGCGCAATCTGCCGGCTGTGAAGCGCCTGATCTTGAAGATCACGCCGGCTGGCTGACTTCAGTTCCCGTTCAGCCGGAAATAGGTTAGCCAGAAGGCCCATGGCCAAACTGTACCGCCCGTTTTCCAGCCTGTTCGCCTTTCTGGCGATGCTGATACTCGCGGCACAGCCTGCCGCCGCCCAATCCGTGTTGCGCGATGCGGAGACGGAGGCGCTGCTGCAGGAAATGGTCGATCCCCTGGCCGAAGCCGCGGGCCTGCAGAAGGGCGCGGTCGAAGTCGTGCTGCTGAACGATCCATCCATCAATGCCTTCGTGGCGGGTGGCCAGCGGATCTATGTCCATTCGGGCCTGATAAATGCCGCCGATACGGCGAACGAGGTGCAGGGCGTGCTGGCGCACGAACTTGGCCATATCGTGGGCGGCCACATCATCCGCTATTCCGAAGGTGCCGGGAAGGCGACCAAGATCACCGTCCTGTCCATGCTGGTGGGGCTTGCCGCCACGCTGGCGGGCGCGGGTGAAGCGGGCATGGGCGCCATGGCACTGGGCCAGCAGGCGGCGATGGGATCCTTCCTGCAGTTCACCCGGACACAGGAAGCCAGCGCCGATGCCGCCGGTGCCGATTTTCTTTCCACTGCCGGGATCACCGGAAAAGGTTCCATCGAGTTCTTCAAGAAACTGCAGAACCAGGAATTCCGCTATGGCTACAGCCAGAGCGACGAGGCAGGCTTTGCCCGCACCCACCCGCTGACCGGGGACCGTATTTCGCGCCTGGAAGGACAATACAGGCAGGATCCGGCCTGGAACAAGGAGCCCGATGCGGACCAGCAGCGCCGGTTCGAAGCGATCAAGGCCAAGCTCTATGGCTATCTGGCCACGCCGGCGCAGACGCTGAACTCCTATCCCGAATATATGACCAGCACCCCGGCCCGCTATGCCCGCGCCTATGCCTATCACAAGGAAGCGCGCATGGATGAAGCACTGGCCGAAACGGAAGCACTGATCGCACAGGATCCGGACAACCCCTATTTCCTCGAGCTGGAAGGGCAGGTGCTGCTGGAATCGGGCAAGCCCGAGGAAGCCCTGCCATCGCTGCGGCGGGCAACGCAATTGACGGGCAATTCCCCGCTGATCGCATCCACATTCGGCCATGCGCTGATCGCGACGGAAAATCCCGAACATTACGCGGAAGCCGAACGCGTCTTGAAAGCGGCCGTGGCGCGCGACCGGGAAATGCCATTCGCATGGTATCAGCTGGGCGTGGTCTATGCCGCCAATGGCGACTTGCCGCGCGCCCGGCTCGCCAGTGCGGAACAGCAAGTCATGACCGGCAAACCGCGAGAGGCGCTGCGCAGCGCGGAAGCGGCACAGCGCGGCCTGCCCGAAGGGTCATCCGACTGGATCCGGGCACAGGACGTCGCCTTGCAGGCACGGGCACAGCTTGAACGCGAAGAAGAGCGGCACTAGGCCCGGTTCATGCGCTTGCTTCTCACATCCATCATCGCCCTGGTCGCCGGTTTTGCCGGGGCTGCCCTCTGGGACTTCAGCGGCCTGCGCGCCGATCCGACGCGTGAATATCTGATGGCCCACCCGGAAGTGCTGCCCGAAGCCATGCAGGTATTGCAGCAGCGCGAACAGCAGGCCCGGATCGGCCCCTTGCGCGGTGAGCTGGAAACCCCCTTCCCCGGCGCCATTCTCGGCAATCCGGACGGCGATGTCACGCTGGTCGAATTCTCCGATTATGCGTGCACCTATTGCCGGCAGAGCCTGTCCGATGTGGAACAGCTGATAGCCGCCAATCCCGATCTCAAGGTGGTGATCCGCGAATATCCGATTTTGCGCCCTGAAAGCGTGGATGCCGCCCGCATGGCCCTGGCCGCGGCGGAGCAGGGAAAATATGCGGCCTTCCACGATGCGATGTTCCGCCTGGGTCCGCCCACGGATGAAACCATCGAAGCGGCAGCGAAAGACGCCAATCTCGATCTCGATCGCGCGCGCGCAGCCATCGCCACCGGCGCTTTCGACATGCACCTGCAGACAAATGCCGCGCTGGCCAGCCAGCTGGGCATTACCGGCACTCCCGGCTGGGTGATCGGCGACAGGGCCATGAATGGCGCGGTCGGCCGCGACCGGATCGGCGAAGCCATAGCGGAGGCGCGCGAGTCCTGAGCAGCTTCCTGTCTCTTTCGCGATTGGCGCACCGCAGGCCGCCCCCTCGCCAGGACGGCCCGCCGCCCACTCCGCCGGGCGGAATGCTGCCATTCCGGCCGACCCCGTTCTTCAAGGACAAGAACCGGGCCTTCTGGAACCTGCAATTCATCGGCTGGGGCGGCGCCGCCTTGCTGCGCGCGATGCAGGGCATCGCCAATGCGCAGGCCGGCAATTTCCTGATCATGGTGCTGATCGCAACCCTCACGGGTTTTTCGATCAGCCTGATCCTGTCCGTCGTCTATCGCGCCCTGTTCAATCGCCAGCCGCTGGTGACCTGGGGCCTGACCGCCATCGTCCTGGCGATCGCCGTGACGGTCTATGCACTGATCGACGGCTGGCTGGCCGGTGTCGTCTATGCCGACCGCGAAGCGACGCTGGCCCAGCGGTTCCTGATCTATTTCTATCTGGATCTGACCCTGCTGGGCGCCTGGTCGGCCCTTTATTACGCGATCAATTTCTTCCTCCAGGTGGAAGAACAGGCCGACAGGCTGGAAAGGCTGGAGGCACAGACCACGATCGCGCAGCTGGCCATGCTGCGATATCAGCTCAATCCGCATTTCCTGTTCAACACGCTGAATTCCATCAGCACGCTGGTGCTGCTGAAACAGACGGAACCGGCCAATGCAATGCTGACCCGCCTGTCCAGTTTCCTGCGGCACACGCTGGTTGCCCAGCCGGGCGGCCAGGTGACGGTGGCGCAGGAAGTGGAAACGCTGAAGCTCTATCTCGATATCGAACGGATGCGGTTTGAAGAGCGGCTGCGCACCGTGTTCAAGATCGATCCGGCGGCGGCAGATGCCTGCATCCCCTCGCTATTGCTGCAACCACTGGTCGAAAACGCGATCAAATATGGCGTTTCCCCGCAGGAGGAAGGCGCCCGGATCAGCCTGTCCGCGCAGAAAATCGGCAGCCGGCTGCGCATGACCGTTTCGGATACCGGCCCGGGCGTGCAGGCGCAGATGCTTGAACAGCGGACCCCGGATGCGCAACTTCTCGGGGATCGTTCGGTTTCCACGGGCGTTGGACTGGCCAATATACGTGATCGTCTGCAGCAGGCTTATGGCGAAGAACACCGCTTCGAAATCCAGACGCCGGCCGATGGCGGCTTTACCGTGATTATCGAGATACCCTTTGAAAAAGCGGAGTCTGACGAGCCGGAGGTCGCCCGGACGCCGACGCCGACAACACCCGCCTCCTCCCCCAATCCCGCATTGCGGGCAATCGGAACAAACGCATGACCATTCGAACCATCATCGTCGACGACGAAAAGCTCGCCATCCAGGGCCTGGAGCTGAGGCTGCAGGCCTTTCCGGACGTGGAAGTGATCGGAACTTGCGCCAATGGCCGCGAAGCGATCCGGGCCATCAAGACGGAAAAGCCCGATCTGGTCTTTCTGGACATCCAGATGCCCGGTTTCGACGGTTTTTCGGTGGTGAAAGGCGTTATGGAGATCGAACCCCCGCTCTTCGTGTTCGTTACCGCTTACCAGGAACATGCAATCCGCGCTTTCGAAGCGAATGCAGTCAATTACCTGATGAAGCCAGTGGACGAGGACAAGCTGGCCGACACGCTGGAACGCGTGCGCACGCGCCTGTCTGAAAAGCGATCTGTCGAAGAGGCGGAAAAGCTCAAGGATGTGCTGGCCGAAGTCGCGCCCGAAGCGATGGA
Proteins encoded in this window:
- a CDS encoding PAS domain-containing protein, with translation MDTLRGRFDDLTDTEADYDSAEDDFVSEPPPAAIGQDERRMQVRAYNHWASLLEDRNFPAIDALEPSELPDFGPYSVLLDFSAGVEDPGISYLGDKLAAECGVNPMELRSLSDVPGRSLLSRITDHYMQIIANQAPIGFEAEFVNQRGHTILYRGILLPYSSDDDTIDFIYGVINWKELADQQDSDELLLEIDQALDARPESAPGRPKDNALTDWADGPGSEPVPDLPSAKPAPAEEDRLPRPSFGLDLGSAASEAARPADRQPLELNEEYSLPSAATIEPETLADWLVLARDMAAIAHTNDERTRHALYEAIGRAYDFSLAAAQAPDEFVELLEDAGIATQKRAPMTPVVKLVFGADYDKTRITEYATALSHAHRIDLPRGALADFIGDAEGGLKGVVSTERRLRREEAGKPASPAKKPNKALTKKLRSIEPAQFSSIPNEGSEFGLVVIRRTGTGEVVMLGEVPEDVALVEKAARRLLD
- a CDS encoding M48 family metalloprotease, encoding MAKLYRPFSSLFAFLAMLILAAQPAAAQSVLRDAETEALLQEMVDPLAEAAGLQKGAVEVVLLNDPSINAFVAGGQRIYVHSGLINAADTANEVQGVLAHELGHIVGGHIIRYSEGAGKATKITVLSMLVGLAATLAGAGEAGMGAMALGQQAAMGSFLQFTRTQEASADAAGADFLSTAGITGKGSIEFFKKLQNQEFRYGYSQSDEAGFARTHPLTGDRISRLEGQYRQDPAWNKEPDADQQRRFEAIKAKLYGYLATPAQTLNSYPEYMTSTPARYARAYAYHKEARMDEALAETEALIAQDPDNPYFLELEGQVLLESGKPEEALPSLRRATQLTGNSPLIASTFGHALIATENPEHYAEAERVLKAAVARDREMPFAWYQLGVVYAANGDLPRARLASAEQQVMTGKPREALRSAEAAQRGLPEGSSDWIRAQDVALQARAQLEREEERH
- a CDS encoding DsbA family protein translates to MRLLLTSIIALVAGFAGAALWDFSGLRADPTREYLMAHPEVLPEAMQVLQQREQQARIGPLRGELETPFPGAILGNPDGDVTLVEFSDYACTYCRQSLSDVEQLIAANPDLKVVIREYPILRPESVDAARMALAAAEQGKYAAFHDAMFRLGPPTDETIEAAAKDANLDLDRARAAIATGAFDMHLQTNAALASQLGITGTPGWVIGDRAMNGAVGRDRIGEAIAEARES
- a CDS encoding sensor histidine kinase yields the protein MLPFRPTPFFKDKNRAFWNLQFIGWGGAALLRAMQGIANAQAGNFLIMVLIATLTGFSISLILSVVYRALFNRQPLVTWGLTAIVLAIAVTVYALIDGWLAGVVYADREATLAQRFLIYFYLDLTLLGAWSALYYAINFFLQVEEQADRLERLEAQTTIAQLAMLRYQLNPHFLFNTLNSISTLVLLKQTEPANAMLTRLSSFLRHTLVAQPGGQVTVAQEVETLKLYLDIERMRFEERLRTVFKIDPAAADACIPSLLLQPLVENAIKYGVSPQEEGARISLSAQKIGSRLRMTVSDTGPGVQAQMLEQRTPDAQLLGDRSVSTGVGLANIRDRLQQAYGEEHRFEIQTPADGGFTVIIEIPFEKAESDEPEVARTPTPTTPASSPNPALRAIGTNA
- a CDS encoding LytR/AlgR family response regulator transcription factor is translated as MTIRTIIVDDEKLAIQGLELRLQAFPDVEVIGTCANGREAIRAIKTEKPDLVFLDIQMPGFDGFSVVKGVMEIEPPLFVFVTAYQEHAIRAFEANAVNYLMKPVDEDKLADTLERVRTRLSEKRSVEEAEKLKDVLAEVAPEAMENLPSDEEGMLRYERMINVKDRGQIFRVDVDTIEHIEAAGDYMCIYTGDNSLILRETMKDLERRLDPRVFQRVHRSTIVNLDQVRQVRPHTNGECFLVLSSGAEVKVSRSYRDVVARFVH